tttttcgaaaaaaaatcttatggtCCCCTGCGGGGAAATTTTCGATgcccaaatttcgacccttttattttttgacataactagttaccgatggctctataagatgatgctaacacaatatatttgcataaataccaatataatagcataattattgaattttaaaaagtgaaaattttggccatttttcgaaaaaattcttatttttttgcTGGGAaactttcgcaaaaatggccaaatttcaaaccttttattttttaacataactagttactatggctttttttaagatgatgttagcacaatatattagcataaatggcaatattatagcatactttattaattttaaacaatagaaattttgacaatttttcgaaaaaaaatcctatggtcctcCGTAgtgaaatttttcgaaaaatggtcaaatttcgacccttttattttttagtcgcgtgaacgcgactcaatagttcactatgtctgtcggtcggtctgtcggtctgtcggtctgtctgtcggtccggtatcactaactgttttgatgtacagacaagttttaaagtacattactttttgaaagttcatttttttctgagagcacgcgacttatggctgttggccttgtttacataactagttactatggctctataagatgatgttaggacaatatatttgcataaatggcaatattatagcataattttcaaattttttaaaaagtggaaatttttgcaatttttcgaaaaaattacacaggaaaattttcgaaaaattgcaaatttcaaccctttttattttttgagatAACTAGTTAAGTAGTATATGGAGTACTTCAGTCCAAAAAGGAATGTCATACCCCCAGGgcatatttcatatttctattgtttaatttccaggtattgtaataataattagtgaAAGGTCATTCTTTGTACCAGACCGGAAAGGAATGTCATATCCCCagggtatatattatattttctattgtttaatttcctgttattgtaatattaattagcGAAAGGTCATTCTTTGTTAGAGAAGGGGGTTTGTTATTTTTGGCGGGGTTTTCGTTTTGGCCTGGGTTATAATTGTAGTTGGTgatgaatttgtattttaaatatattagtgAAGGTAGTTCTTTGTTTGAGGAttgctattgttatttttaggcGGTTTGACCATTGCATAGGTCACCTTTGTTTAGTATAtcctaatttcttttgttcattgttctttttgtttggtacaatagttttgtttttgatattttagaGCCGTTTCTTTTTAGACATTGTAAGAAGAGGGACTGCTTTTTGTAACCTTTCCAGTTGTTTCGTCTATTTTAACGTAGAGTTACAGTATTTCGCTATGTCTGGAAGTATAGATTTTTCGTTAGGTAGCTGTGTAGATACAGTTATAATTATTAGCGATGATGAGGAGACTGTTGTTACAGGTAACGATATCGGTGATCGGTACATGCGGACCAATGAGGGTGTACCCGTCGGTGTTGTTGAAGGAGTTGAGAGGGGTAGCCGGGCTACAAGTTGTATATTTACGTACGTAGATGAGGTAGAGAGagaatttttattgaaattggaATATTTAGCCAGAGAAGTGTTTGTTTCTCAAATGTTAAACATGTGCTGGATGTTAAGCAAAGCGGCTTGTTATGGTTGCGAATTTGATAGGCCTGGTCAAAAAGATCATGACTTCTGCTGTATGAAATCTCCAGAAGAACAGATTGACTATTTTTATAGGGAGGTTCTGGATAAAGAGTATGTTACAGACGATACCGTGTACAGTGAGTTGAATAAGTACGAGGAATATTCATTACCACGGTatagacattttgtttactttctcGTAAATACCTTGACTAATTCAGAGAACCTGTATAAGTTATTGTGTGAGGATATCTAAAATGTGTTTCGCACGTGCCACGGAAAAACAATTGACcggaaaacaaacaattaacaaTGCTTTAATCCGCACGCGTTGTAGGGAGACAATTGACaggaaaaacaattaatatcgCTTTAGGCTAATTACTGTTAGGGCTACCTCCTTACTGAGCTGTATATATATCGGACCTGATTCAAACGCAGTTTTAAAGTACCAACGATGACTTCTACCTCCTCGAAGTTATTGGATCCTAGAAAATTTTTCAACGGTCAAACGAACGATTTGAGTAAAGCAGCGAAGCCGTCAACAAGTAAAAAATCATTTCACTCTGCCTCAGGAATGAGCGCTAGGGATTATGCCGAAATGACCGGTGGTGAACCAAAGATTACAATAACTTCAACGAATCGGATTTTTCTGTCTGAAAAACGCCATGTAGTGGCCCAGCGCTGGGGTGAAGTTGTTTATGTATGCCTCAGAGAATTTTATCAAACGGAAGAAAATTGTGCTTTCAAACCTGGACCTCTAGGTATTAATTTACCCGTTCTGCTGTGGCAAAAACTTTTTaccaatattgatttaattctTCAAGTCCTAGACGACTTGCAAAGAGACATTAACTTGGTGGAGGCAGTAAGAATCCCACTTTCGGACATACTACATGTGGTAGTTAGTAGCTGGAAAGAAGAGCAGTTTGTATGTATTCGCCATTGTTACCAGGCCGAAGAAGGAGGCGAGTTTAAACCCGGCAAAAAAGGTATAAACCTTCCAAAGAGACAGTGGTACAAGTTAATTGAACAACACGGTGAAATTCAAAAGATGATTGAAGAggttgataatgataatgtgGTTACCGTCGATGGTGGTGGTGACGAAAACGATAACGGAGGACGTTTATTCAATTCAGAGCAACAATTGCTATCCCCTGATGGGTTATCTGTGCAAAAGATAACAGGGGAAAATTTAGATTGTGATTACCTTCAACTTCTTGGTAAAGAAACAGCCgatacattgtttaaaaaatgtgaggAAGAGATTGACTATTTTACCGGTGATCTTGCAAAGGTGAAAGTGTACGGAAAGTGGTTTAATATTCCTAGAAAACAGGTTAgttccattatttttttttatccgtGGTTTTGTATTAATGACTTGTTAAttacttgtaggcctatatcgtttcctttgtttttctttatttaccgCTGGGTAGCTATAGGTGTAATTTACTCTTTTActgtaaatgattttatttggGCGTGTTCATTTACATCTCGCCAAATAAGATTCTTAAATTACTATGTAATGTATGGTTTTCCCCTCTGCAGGTTTCGTTTGGCGATTCGGGCTTAACTTACAAATATTCAGGCAATACAGTACCAGCTTTACCGTGGCCACCATTCCTGAAAGATCTCCGCAATCTTTTAAAAACGGTTACAGGacattatttcaattttgtCTTGGTCAATCggtaaatattcttgtttattattttgtttgttttaattctaTTGTGTTATTTTACTTACATACATCCCCCCTCCCCCAattgggtgttttttttttaatctcatgttaaaatactttattttctattgtattttgTCGTTACTCTATAGATATGCTACTGGCAGTGATTACATTGGCGAACACAAAGATGATGAAAAAGACATGAATCACTTTAGTCTAATCGCCTCTGTATCATTGGGGCAAACACGTATGTTTAGATTTCGACATGGTGATGCGCGAGGTAAGAGTCCCAAAAGAATAATTGAGCCAGTAACTGTTGATCTTAAACACGGTACATTATTAATGATGAATTATCCCACTAATGAGTACTGGTACCATTCACTGCCTAAAAATCAATCCATCAAGCTACCAAGAATAAATCTTACGTTtagagatattaaaagatgagaGAAATTTTACGCAAACATTAGGCCTAACAGTCTTTAATAGTGATTACAGATCTCAAGAACATCAACTGTTCATGATCTGTTATCATATAGTGTAATAGTACCAGTTAAATTACTTTTGTGATGATATTTCTACAAATggttgtattattgtattgaagtTAATTCACTTAGATATAGGGCTAATTCCATTGATCgttaataataatgtgattGTTTGTCATTGTGTGGATAATGATTAACTTTACGAAACAAATAgctgtattattgtattgaaattCACTTAGATCTATACCTAATTCCATTGATCGTTAATATTCATGTGATTGTTTCCCATTGTGtggataaaaattaaataatctcttaaaagtaaattgtattgtatttctaattgttataaatatatGTAACAGTTTCTTATGTTTTTAACAAGTGTGCAAGTTTTTCTTTAAAGCGTTTTAACCGTTTAGTTAGTAATTTCAAGAGAAACAAGTACTTGAAACGGATAAATGACGTCGTAACGTAGGAAACGGACTGGTAGATTAAAAGAAacgttataggcctaataacactaataataacaaacatataTTTCGTACATATTCTAAATATGtgtgattaatattattacaataaagaccATGTAGATCTACAGTGGTTTTACTGTAAGtggtattgtaaataaattttgaattcAATGGTGAGAAATAACAGATGTCTgcgtattatttaatattacttttatcaTAATTGCAAACACAGGTCGATCATAATTTGAAGGCAGAAAGACGTTTTGGTTGCCAATTGTATTTTCTTTACACTTAACacattttaacagaaaaacagaAAAGCTAGACATTCAACCGGACCCCAAACATTGAAATTTGTTTACAAGCAGGTTATTTCCATTAGCTATTCTAAGGCCTACTTTTTTTTCTACATGTTTATCTTTcgactattttttaaaaactttttttatgaATCTTCCGCTGTTTCGTTAGCAATTTTACAGGCCTGTGTCTTCGCTCTGTAGGCTTAACCTTATAACGACATACCTTTTAACGGTTCTTTTTAAATGTTCTCTTATTGATGGTTACCTATAGCTCTCTCACATCCCTTAATCTAGCACCATTTTATGAAATATTCCTCAGTAAGGGGTTTATTACTGACGCTAGGTATCATCGACAGGGAATATTAGACAAAACATGACGTCACTATTTTTAAAAGGTTTTCTCATTCAAGAACAGCTGACGTCAATGAAGAATACGTTACAACACGATAACTACCGGACAGCAGCAAAAAACATCAACCAATCACAAATCTGAGCTActagttaaataataaataaacgaaacaaagacaaaagaaaaGGAAATACACCAAACAAATCATTTTCGTCTCGAAGTTATATTAACGTAAATTTTTCCTTCACAAAATCACAGGAGACGCGTTTAACGTTTCCAATCACATTATTCAACTCATCAGGTGTAATATCTTTACACAAATCCTTTATATCTTTACTTTTTTTCTTACCAGCTCATATCAAACATGAATATTACTCTAAAGGATGTATACTCAATGTACGATAACCCcaccccccttttttttttttttaaagtctgcATAGCGGCACGAGAAAACAATTGATAATGGGGATAAAAAGTTTGTCTTACATTGTTATACAGTAACCTGTGTTTTTCTTTGTTTACACCATctcattgtttataattatgtatgttAATGTCGATAGTGTTTCTCTAGTACAGtttattacttgtttatacTCGTAAAGTTGGCAGGCCTCCATGTTGTtggtatattttgtaaaaattgtatttatgtttactttttaaaaatcgtttTATTTGCATTTTATCTCCTCCTGGTTAAAATGAGTGTGATGTTGCTTAAAAAGTTAACAAGTATAACCACTAAAACGGTTCATTACCTGTAGGAAATCATCAACATTGTAACATactgtaaacaatacaaattagtttcacaaattatttaaacaataacactaacaaattattagaatttaagaaaataaaggTGTACAGATTTAATTTCGATaaaaaaagtgtacaaaaataactttacaaaaaatgtacagaataaattaacaacaacaaaaaatcacACATTAAACTGATTCTTATAAAGGTGTACAGTGTACATTGGCCACAGACATTCTTAAAACGAGGTGTAcagcttttatttaaaaaaaaagtatacaaaaataattttacaaaaagtgtatagaataaatttacaaaaaaagttcACACATTAAACTAATGCTTATAAAAGTGTATAGACCTAGTGTACATGTCGATGTGTACATGTAACGTGGCATTACCATTAAGAAACAAATACAAACCAAACACTTAACAGCTAAAACAGCATAGCGATCGTTTTCGTACGTAAAACAATACCTCTAGCAGGTATATCAACTTTAGTATTTTAAGTATAGGGCCTACACgtgacaaacacacacacaccctCTTGAATTGTAGGTACAGGCCTTTTGCCGTTCGTAATTCAAACTGTTCGGAAAATTGAAGTTAATATTCTGAGATTAGGCCTATAGTCTATGATTGCATTCTGCCTTCCCTCTCAGGAGCTTAGACTTATCAACGGTCTAAAAGAGCTGTAATGCAGGATGCGAAACATAAAAGTTTATTAATAAACAGTATATTATAACGATAAAGAAACGAATGTATGATACACCAATATAACAGTACAATAACTGATTAACTGAAGACTTGAAGTCTACTGTATTCCTACAATCATTCAAGTAGACATTGTTTGTTGAGTGTATGATACTTTCTCCAAAGAGAATTCGAACGATGTGTTTTTTCGGACGTGTTTCTACGGTTATGTcgataataatttaaaaaaataaaaacaaaaacaaaacaaaaaacgaaCAGCCTACTAACTTCCAAAAAATCAATACCTAAATAAGCTGAACCTAACCCACTAATTACTAATCTCTTCCATACATCAAAATCGGCCGAAAATGATCTGAACATTGAAAAGTGGACACGGTCGTCTGTTCTTCTTTTCTGTTTCCACGGCTTGTGACATCCTCGTTGGTGATAAAGTCGTGCGGTTTACACACTTATGATGACCACATCGCATAACATGTTCAGGGAACTTATTTTTCAACTCTCTGAtacaatgtttaaatacaagtgGACTGGAAACCATTTAGGAATAGGGTTTTCTAATAATAAAAGTTGTGTAAAACTTTAGTTATGGTCAAGAGGAATTGGTCAAGACTTGGAGTAAATGGTCAAAGCCGGTGGCAAATGGTCAAGACCGAGAGAAAAATTAATGTACACCATTTTATAAGTTTATAGTCAATTATTGTGTTAACATTCATTTATGAATAAATCTGTATatgtattcaataataaaaaaaagaataacttTCTTATGCTTAATATCATGAATAACATATCTTTAGTGGTTAaggtaatatattatttctctGTATACTGCCGTCACACATATAGATAAAGAGAGACTGTCCATTAATAAAAGTTGTGTAAAACTTTAGTTATGGTCAAGGGGATTGGTCAAGACTTGAAGTAAATGGTCGAGACTTGGAGTAAATGGTCGAGACCGGGGGAAAATGGTCAAGACAGGGAGAAAATGGTCAAGACAGGGAGAAAAATTaatgtatacaattttataagTTTATAGTCACTTATtgtgttaaatttcatttatGATTAAACCTGTATAcgtattcaataataaaaaattaattttccttCACTTAATATCATGAATAATATATCTTTAGTGGTTaaggtattatattattttttattttattttattcaatcaaaaccaacagcgataaataccgccactaacaggtttgaaacataaaacaatacaacagcaaaaacggttaacaataaaatacagataaaatatatatatatatataaaaaacatagattggcatgccataaaaaatttcaattaaaacaggttatgcagactgttcaagaagtgaacacatcatcgtcctcttaaaataaccaagtctatcattaaaaatatcgatatgattgctat
This DNA window, taken from Antedon mediterranea chromosome 9, ecAntMedi1.1, whole genome shotgun sequence, encodes the following:
- the LOC140058152 gene encoding uncharacterized protein, which gives rise to MTSTSSKLLDPRKFFNGQTNDLSKAAKPSTSKKSFHSASGMSARDYAEMTGGEPKITITSTNRIFLSEKRHVVAQRWGEVVYVCLREFYQTEENCAFKPGPLGINLPVLLWQKLFTNIDLILQVLDDLQRDINLVEAVRIPLSDILHVVVSSWKEEQFVCIRHCYQAEEGGEFKPGKKGINLPKRQWYKLIEQHGEIQKMIEEVDNDNVVTVDGGGDENDNGGRLFNSEQQLLSPDGLSVQKITGENLDCDYLQLLGKETADTLFKKCEEEIDYFTGDLAKVKVYGKWFNIPRKQVSFGDSGLTYKYSGNTVPALPWPPFLKDLRNLLKTVTGHYFNFVLVNRYATGSDYIGEHKDDEKDMNHFSLIASVSLGQTRMFRFRHGDARAHIKHEYYSKGCILNVR